From the genome of Diorhabda carinulata isolate Delta chromosome 2, icDioCari1.1, whole genome shotgun sequence:
TAATTCTCCACCATAACTTTGCGGGCTCTCACACATCAATCCAAAACgccaaaacatcgaattggacagtccttgtttggtattcaatgatttcaaaaataaattgcgagttcAATTTGTACAACTAATGCCcatttcacaccaaacgaatccgaatcaatctggatcactccgaatcaagttgaatctgattcgtcatctccactctatcacaccagctgaatcaacctgaatctataaaaatcctttcatcttctttttgttttccttcttttaGTTGCTTTTGAGCTATCATGAGCAGTTGTTTTAAATGCAATAGTGTTTCGTAGTCGTCATAAATCGcactattttcttttaaaattaataactccacgtccatctcgtatggttgttgattcaagactgatcggacgaggaatctgacaggttgaatcaagtgcgacctcgattcaaacctgattgaaccagattcgtccggtctgaaggcgggaaaagagtcccttcacatttaaacggagcgctcgaagccgaatcttggtcaatcagattcaacttgattcggagtgattctgattgattcggattcgttttggtgtgaaagggccctAAAGAAGCGGTTAATGCGTTCGAatcggaatagaaaaaatgcttcgacataaaaaaatgtattgatcttaatgaagaagcttttaaaaaacaataaaaccgtatttaattataattatttatttttgtgtatctatctcaaaacttgagtagtaGCCAAcgtataatttgtaaataatttgatgtcaTTCTTCATTTATTGAAACACTATTTTTGTAAGAAACATTCCACATGTTCATAGAGatgaaatgaataaacaattttacgcattataatatattaaaatcaactACATATCATTATAATACAACATGTCGAATTCGGCACTATACTGATAATGTTTTTTGAAGACGTGTATCTTTACATCATATTTTTGCCTTGTAGTTATAGGACAATAAGgacatttgaattgattttcttTACAACATTCGTACCTAATATGCCTGTATAGAGTggatttttgttgataatttttcccGCAGACTGTACATTTGAATTTACCTATAaccgaaaataataaataaaacacaattgAAAGATTAACGATTTCAGTAACggttaaaataaatacattctaGGTGGTTAACAGGAACGTAAATGAATTGAATTTCGATCTATATTACAAATACAATTAACAACCagatatttgtatatattttatcttaaatataaatattgcttTGATTGCTGTGATTCTTGATTTTTATGTGTTGATTCAACGTCCATAATCGTTTCGCCCTATAGCCACAACCCGGAAAATTGCATAGGTACGTAGCCACTTTCCCGCATTCGTATCTCAAATGTTGTATCAGACCCTTCTTTCGACTATATCTTCTGTTACATACCTCACAAAAGTAAATAGCTACAAAATACATACAATATATgaaaatctaataaatatatttttaaaaattgcaagttatttcaaaaaaatatgataatttataaaaccgcgaagatttaaaaaaatattatcgattgTTTTTGGGATAAACATAATACTTTTTGGTTTTAATATCATCAGGTGTTTGTTCATTTCTATGTATTAAACTATAGTGACTTATAAGGTGATGTTTTCGTTTGGTTTTGTGATCGCAATAAATGCATTTGAACCTCGGTTCTTGACCGCATTCGTATTTAATATGGGAATTTAATGAGGTGCGATGTTGGTAATTTTTTTCGCAATTGGGGCATTGAAAGCCTGAAAACAAACacaaattaatagaaattagaccatttatatatttaaaatgtggATCATGACAAAGTATATTTACTAAAtagcaatattttttatcaaaaatacatCGCTTGGTGATTGGTTGCGAAACTCACGCATTTATAAGGCTGCTTCACTGTCAAATAGTAGAGTTTTCCAATAGGTActtgacaattttgaatttagtttctGAACGCACCTGTCTACTTAacatcgaactgtcactgtcagtttattcagtaaacataaccttttcatcatgGTGAAGTACACACAAGAAATTCGGAGTCGGTGGCCGCTACTTTAAAAGCGTTAACCACGATGTTCGGTCGTAATTCTCGACCTTGTAACaagtttagtgaaaaagtttaaGTCTACATATTCGTTGTGTGATGTTGCCGTGCCAGTGAGATTACGGTTTGGCCGAAGTCTCAAGAGTTGGGCATCGCCAAGACCATTTTATGGCGAATTTTGCGTAAGGATCTTACTTTACACCCATACTCACTCAAGAATTTAAACCGATGGACCATTCGAAGCGACGTACGTTCTCCGATTGGGCCCTGGAAAAGATGCGCCAAGATGATCAATTTCATCGCAAAATCATCTTCAatgacgaagctcatttctggctCAATGggtttgtcaataaacaaaatatgcgtATTGGGCGGGTGAAAATCCACATGTGCTTAATGAAAAACCACTTCATTCACAAAAGATAACTGTTTGGCGCGTCATAGGCCATATTTTTTTGTCGACGATAATGATCGccacgttactgtgaatggtaATCGTTATCGCGCcatgattatcgattatttttggccCGAATTGGAATATATGGACTTGGACAGCATATGATTTCAGCAGGACGACGCCACAAGCCACACAGCACACGTTTCAatcgatttattgcaaaaaaagtTTGATGAGCGTGTTATCTCAAGAAATGACCAGTCGATTTGCCGCCTCGATCGTGCGATTTAACgcctctagatttttttctttggggctCCGTCAAGTCATTGGTCTATGCTAATAAGCCGACGACGTTGGAAGAGCTCAAAGCCAGAATTGAACGCGAAATAGCAGCCGAAATGTGTGGCCGAGTCATGGAAAATTGGGTCCAACGAATCAACCGCTGCAAACGTGCCTGCGGTGACCATATGAGCAAAGTCGAGTtccattcataaatgttttgaatgtacttcgacccgataataaagtttttgaaatatctcaaatggttttcattttattttgaaaaaaagttgtcaagTTCTTTGTTAACTCAGTGTAACGAAAGTAATCTAAGTTTACCCAGAAACGATTTTTGGAATCGAAGAATTTAATGATTCTTAACAGAATCAACGAAATTTTAAATACCGCAAATCTCGactaattaatataaataacttttattattattatacttcaatagatatttttaaattgtacttTCCCTGATTATGAGAACATAGGTATTCGAAAGCTTAgtaatatattagaattagtacactttggtttGAAATTCCACTAAGAGAGCTCCAAATACTGATAATATGCCGCTTTACCCAAagttttttggcattttttctagttttctgcttgattttgactttatttcaatcgaaaaacCCGTCTTAACACGCCGACAGATATCATAAACAGTTTATCTGGCTATTCACATGTTTATAAAGTGGTTAACAGTAAACGTTTTCCTCAGATCTTGATTTGGTTGGGAACAGAAACGTATTATGCATGTTTATTCGTGTTTCTGCTGAAAGCGTTGTATCGATCCTACTGTCTTCTGTCAGAAATTGGACTATTTTGCCACCAAGATTAAAGACATTCGTGGGATAAAGAGACTTCCATTAAAGGTAAATACCTGGGAAGTCACTAGTActaaaataatgtatcaaaCAACCTTTTGAAATAATGCTTACGTCGTCCCAAAGGTTCAGAAAGGTGAAAGCAGAAAGAGGTGTGGCTTTAGTTGGTAAGGCACCTCCCTGAGTCCTACACATTCTatgtaaaaagtattttcaatatctttatCATAACACAAAGGTGAACCagttttcatttccatttccgttggtttttccaaaatagaaataatgaacagtcgtttttttttcaactttattttaattgaaagaacgacgtataaaaacaaaagtaaaattcacaatatttaaaaaaacacttataatatacaataaaaaacacattttgaGAATTGAATGGGAGTTTTGAATGAAAATCTATTGGAAATTGTTTCTCTggttggaaacaaaaattaacaaactattctgaaaaggaaaatcaattttaattcttATTCAAGTCTCggtaaaaacattatttatatttaaatagagATGGCATAAGTGTGATCAGCACAATTTGTATCTTCTTCTACAAAATCATCATCGATTTCACtgaaattctcaaatttttcgatAACGTTTTCCATCGAACCAACGTTTAAATCCAATTCGGAATCATGCGCGTTAATTTCGATTACATTTTGAACGTTATCGATGTTTATATCCTCATTATTATATTCGGGAATATCATCGTCGTTATTTTCGAGCTCAACGAATAATTCTGAAGGTTCATAAGATCTGTATTTTCTCTTCGTTTGAACTGCGCAGTGTTTGCAAATAAGAATCTTTCCTTCTTTTACTATACACTCACAAATTCGCTTtcttttattggtttttttcttggttattttattttttgctttctgAGATGTGCTTTGGAGGTTGTTCGGTTTTATTTTTGGATTAACTATTGTTGATGGGATTATTACTTTctgatcttcttcttcttcttcatcattaTTTCCAGGTTTTGAATTGAAAGGTAGTAGCTTGGGAGGATTATCGTCGTATTCAGATcttgttatagtttttttagtagttttttctGACTCTAATTTAGGAATATCCAATTTTTTAGGAATATATTTGGTACGTGGCTTCTTGTTCGATACGTTGTTAgcaaaatcagtttttttcgtttttaaagtTAATCTTCTATTAGATTCGATTTCTAGAAGCTTCGGTTTTCTAGTTTTATAGCGACTACACATTTTACACTCTGTCTGACCTCTTGAAATAAATCCACTACATTTCTTGCATCTTAGAGTCTTTAAAGTTTGTCCAAGTTTATTTTGATGGTATGCCACGTAATAAGGAatagattttttctttggtataGATCGATTTTCATCTtgagatttttgcagtgatttcTTAATTGGTTTCTCCTTTTGACTAggtaaaatattctttatttcttGCTTGATGTTATCCATATCTTCAATTATTCTCTTCGGAGGTTGTCGTTTacgtttttctttgaaaactcTATTCATACTAATGGTGGGAAATGGGACAGATTTTATCAGCTTCAACAAATCATCTTGATTTATTCCTAAAaacaacaatatattattattctatataataaaataataataattataagtagattttattattttccattcaattCAAATGCTAGAAAATTGTAAGTACAATAGATATTAGATTAAAAGTAAAAGCAGctaaaacaaaatgtttgaaagCAAAATAACCTCACGCTAACTAAAACAGCGTTGTcatattttatatctttatatcagttttttaatatattcagtaaaagcaataaaatttgttgttgAATAAGCAAATTGATAGACACAATATGAATGATATTTATAACTTAAGACAACGGGAATTGCTGGACACGATAAAACATGTGATACGGAACGAAAGgtaccatttacttcaatatttgataaaagGAAAGATAGAAGGAAGAAGAGGATTGGACAGGAAGAGGATGTCGTGGCTccacaatatcaaaaattggtgAGGAATAAGAACCACGGGAGAATTAATTCATACCATcagaaaaaagataaaatggTTAGAAGTAATGGCAAATATCTATTAATGAATAGCGTAAGAATTGTAGCAGTTCAAATTAAGCTCTTTTATTATCCTGTATTTTgtccaaatattttatcattactTATTTACAGTTCAATATATGTTTTTGCAGCGTCGACTATTGTCCTCAATTTCTTTATGTTCTACACGTACTCTTAGACTTTACATATCTACACTAAACCCATCCAACAAACAAGAATAGATGCGTGATCTAAGCATGATCACCACGCACCTTGATTTAATTGTGTTTATAGTATcctcgttttttattttaacgttATGACATTAATTGCAATGTTGAGCAATACCGTTGAATTCCTTCTTTTGTCATCACCGTTCCATTTTCAATAATCGTTTTAACGTTTGGGGTAATTCCATTTTTCTGTCTTCTTTATAATTGTCCTCTTCTTCAGACTGTCgattcctgatttgaagtcgatcAATAGAATTTGCACACAACATTTCCTTCCATATCTATGGTTCCATTAAATCTCTTAGTCTCtcgtttatatttgtttttagtgttttttcTACACTGTATTGAGGAGACTACTACTCTTTCGTTATTGTTTCTGAATTCCATACTCTTCCCATGATTTTCCATTCACCATTTCGTCttatttgatttgttgtttggatttGTTGACTATGTCATTATATTCCACTTCTGTCGAATTTTCTTCACATTCTAATATTGTACCATTATCACTTTTATCATCTTTATCATTACTGTCTTCTTCCAtcgataaatttttgaaaatctgacactattatttttcttcaatatctgttgaagttttctttattaattgTTTCTTTATCCATgctatttattttcattgttagaGAAAAAATCTTTAAGTATGGAAATTGTATTGTTCAAgaaaattagattattttctatttttgatcaCGACAAAATTCAGTTTGAACGAAcaagagaaaaatgaaaattccccatggtaaataaaatttattttgaattttaacgtCTAACaaatgttttagaaaaatattaaacgaTATGTATCGTAAACTGTTCTTAAAATACTTAACAATTTTAGAATATCTTTCAACCCAATAAGGCACTTCACGATTATTAGGccaatcaattgaaaaataataggatcaaaaaaatattctaatgaaaatatcatcGGCAAAACCATCTAGAATGAATCAACTTTTGCATAGCGagaataatatttcattcaaagtTTAACACGTCAACTGACGGACTAtcactatttatataaaacattgtCGACGTTTTGGTTCTCACTGTATGTACTAAAAATTGTTACAgctgtaaacaaaaaatttaaactcaAGCCTTTTAGTATTGTTTCTAATTGTATTCTTTGCACTAATATAATTTGTACTACAGTTGaggaagaaattaaaaagaatggTCACTAAAAATCGGGAATGGAAAGAAGAAAGTGAAAACTAAGATCAAGTAAGCGTAGAAATAAGAAATAGACGCATGAAATAGCGTCAatagtttttcaagaaaatgtatttactaagagatcatttttttgtgtttaatttgtatttattagaGGACACgcatgaaaaaaagtttataattggAGATGAAGAAATATGCTTCCAATTCTGTTTTTTAATGAATCTGAATCTTTATCAAATAACATCAAACAAAACAGACAAAAAAaccatatttatgaaaaaaactgcAGATGCTAGTGCTATTAGAAATTCACAAACTCACTTCATCGAATTTTTccatatctttatttttgattttacagCTGAACCAAAATTCAATAACAACAAAACATGTTTAAAGAATTTATAGTTTGTCAGataaacaattgttttttgaaaataacagcCGCGGAACAAAGTTAACAAACCGACAAACTTGGCTTTAACTTTACACTAACCTCACCTTGACTTTAAACTAAGTTCTCTAATGAAGTAGTCCCAGTACGTATCaagtttttaacaaaacattaaatttattttaatctattaATACTTTcgctatataaaaataaatccatGATTTTGTCGAGGATTATAGATACTTTTTCTATGAATAcctattttgtataaaacacGATACACATACACTGGTATGCTGAATTGTCAGCTCAAATTTGAGACGACTCGCGCATGACGTCACCCTGGAATCAGATTGTTTTCTTGTCCATTAAGATTAGGTTGAAGGTGTAAGTGTTTACTGGGTTTTTGTGATACTTTTTTGTGTTTAgcaactattattattttcttttagagattatattttccattataccaattcctatttttttttccaataattatacttattttatgttgttgattcatttgtaaaattataaacaacaacGGTTTCAGCCTAgatggaaatatttagataatttatgtgttatttattttatttgatccATCCATTTCGAAAAGGGTAGTTCCATATAATGCGAGGTGTCACAGCTTTAAAACAGTGTATACAGCATACATTTTGGTTCCAATGTGACGTCACTTTGTGCGAGAGAGATCGCGCGTGCCTGCGTCTATGTGTATCGTGGTATAAAACGTATTTTTCTCaacaatagaaatattataacaaatataatatgTATCCTAACGCCCCAATTCCAATTTAGAACAAATAACcatttaaatttacatataaaaaaactatgtaaaacaatatatatatatgtatatataaaatattttctaataataagtAACATCTGGAGTTGTCACCGCTATGAATTCttcttgttgaaaaaatatacatttaagCTTTTGGTGTCGTACCAAATTCTTTCTTTCGTAGTAATTTTTTCCACACATACAACCGAACTGACCTTTACCTCTCGGACGTCTcaaataacctaaaaaaatattttatttcagtaaAAATATGGTACAACGTTATCGAAGCACACAGTAACATTTACATAAAACAATtgtatatatacaataatagacgaaaataaaaaatgaacagCCTATTCGAAAATAATGAGATTTCGTCATATTAggtctttttatatttatctttttgtttGTCCGCTATTTCGACTTTGGTTATTGCAGTTTTATTGCATTGCTGACTTTTCAATTGACTTAATACAtaactgaaataatttaatagttgtgtaaatagttatttacgattatttttataaatttaacaatgagaacaaaatatttttacccCCCTTCACCCCAcgtaaaaaaatactataaggTGTCATTAAATGTGTCACTTCTAATGGCAGTTGTACAAAAATGCGACATTTGGTGACGAAAGgtgtttcaaattttgatttttagaaaCATCTTTGTTTgctaattaaatatatttttcaattctaaagcTATTTATAAATGTTAACAGTAATATTACTTCTGGATGAGGCAAAACTGGTACATTGCTTGTTAGTTAAATTTTACGTAAACTCGAAGTTACTTGATTTAATACATATAAATTGAAACGAAGTCTCTGCCAGCTAGATTGTGAACGTTCActtattgggaatgtggcaatgaaacacaaaagtagactaactttaatatatattccgacgtttcgaatacttatgtattaatcgtctgggactgaaattatagtCAAGTACAATGTAATaactatgaataaatatataataataataaaatttacatataataattaattaagatttacGGCggtttaaaaatttgttaattctcGTAAAAACATTGggtttaaaaattcaatattcagaaTGACGCAGTTTTTTTGCCCTATATAGCTGATCTCCCCCATGCAATTAGCCTGTTTTCCTCTTTCTTATTCATGATTCAACATCACCATATAATACCGTAGGTTGTATAACTGTCCAGTAAATTCTCAGCCCCACTACCTTTGAGATATCTTTAGACCTTAATAGGTTTCCTAGAACTCCAGctggtttattttatttacttgttACCGTCACTACATACAAACTCTTGTACTTTATCGAACCGGAACTCCTTGTCgttatttttaattggttgtaattgtaatacaataaaataatttaccaaaTGCTTGGAATTAAATGCTttattaagtaaatattttaaacaaacgGGTGTGCGTTTTCTTGTATGATAGGAAAAAGATATCTGCCGCGATCGCTTAATACTAATTAAAAGCTCGCtaaagaaaattcacaaattaATGGATATATTAGAGCGTAATCCGAAGATACCACAGTCAAATAGTCCTTGTACATTCATTACAGGGATAGTAAACCATAATATAAGTTTAGTAGAAATAAAATGACCCTCAAGTGCTAAAACTTGATTTATAAttctaaattaataataaaaaacaataaaacattattcATGTTGTATGGCAATGtctatatagaaaatatttttgaatgtgcATACCATTTCTGGTGTAATAATATTAAGTCTgtttatttacttactttctacgtcacactcAGTCATGTGACAACAAATGCGTTTTGTCGCGTCATTTAggtgtttaattttatttattttgtaatgtaccgtttgaaaaaaattaaaaaatggtgtgTGATTGAGAACGATATACTAAACGTAGTTAAGGTATAAAAAAAGTAGGCAAGGACCCTATTGCCATTctgttgataataattataattttatcgaTACATTTGGGATATTTGAGGTTCTGGAAACCAAGATAAGAGATTGGAAAAATTCAtcagaataataaatttattaatgcatctaaatgttcttgattttaggtcttctctgttctaa
Proteins encoded in this window:
- the LOC130904067 gene encoding uncharacterized protein LOC130904067 isoform X1, with the protein product MDDDQQFCLRWNNHQSTLVAVFDTLLENGTLVDCTLAAEGKCLNAHKVVLSACSPYFEALLSKHFDKHPILILKDVKFQELKAMMDYMYRGEVNISQDQLGALLKAAESLQIKGLSDNRKGETSDRKPTPAAPPPKSPQPASTLPKVQGLTIEQRAREDSREGSMSPGPRKKKRLRRKSEELDNHDASNSSESHSLPAQSIPMLPAITKMNADVPDQVETKSEILTRHKQIEDTIPQVPIIKEKIETHTELMLEPKSEYVDEMNEDSIEDLTLDDDDLSNMEQVDDQAGPSHGAGEGSSQGFGGWHMGNQSQDEVFLAAQEAVGAHRDSQGINQDDLLKLIKSVPFPTISMNRVFKEKRKRQPPKRIIEDMDNIKQEIKNILPSQKEKPIKKSLQKSQDENRSIPKKKSIPYYVAYHQNKLGQTLKTLRCKKCSGFISRGQTECKMCSRYKTRKPKLLEIESNRRLTLKTKKTDFANNVSNKKPRTKYIPKKLDIPKLESEKTTKKTITRSEYDDNPPKLLPFNSKPGNNDEEEEEDQKVIIPSTIVNPKIKPNNLQSTSQKAKNKITKKKTNKRKRICECIVKEGKILICKHCAVQTKRKYRSYEPSELFVELENNDDDIPEYNNEDINIDNVQNVIEINAHDSELDLNVGSMENVIEKFENFSEIDDDFVEEDTNCADHTYAISI